A genome region from Populus alba chromosome 5, ASM523922v2, whole genome shotgun sequence includes the following:
- the LOC118045809 gene encoding probable calcium-binding protein CML13 → MASFYKGQNRKDKPRGRHHGLTQQKKQEIKEAFDLFDTDGSGTIDAKELNVAMRALGFEMNNEQIEQMIADVDKDGSGAIDFDEFVHMMTAKIGERDTKEELSKAFRIIDHDKNGKISVGDIKQIAKELGESFTEREIQEMVEEADQDGDGEVGVDDFMRIMRTTAYGP, encoded by the exons ATG GCAAGTTTTTATAAAGGGCAAAATAGGAAGGATAAACCCAGAGGACGACATCATGGGTTGACTCAACAGAAGAAGCAGGAAATTAAAGAAGCTTTTGATCTGTTTGATACTGATGGCTCAG GCACTATTGATGCCAAAGAGCTGAATGTTGCCATGAG GGCACTTGGCTTTGAGATGAACAATGAG CAAATCGAGCAAATGATTGCAGATGTTGACAAAGATGGCAGTGGTgcaattgattttgatgaatttgtgCATATGATGACAGCCAAGATTGGAGAAAGGGACACAAAGGAAGAGCTTTCAAAAGCATTCCGCATTATTGACCATGATAAAAAT GGAAAAATTTCTGTAGGTGACATCAAGCAAATAGCCAAGGAGCTTGGCGAAAGCTTCACTGAAAGAGAGATTCAAGAGATGGTTGAAGAAGCTGATCAAGATG GTGATGGAGAAGTGGGTGTCGATGATTTCATGAGGATAATGAGGACAACGGCATATGGGCCCTAG
- the LOC118045815 gene encoding uncharacterized protein has product MNPAKTKSPLDPTTTASRYNPPNFPLPPLKEIPIAKGLFKPTAGEVLRPPPLHPVSGAVPMSLPYPRPPPPPREEQIEYQPPIRKQQQQQLLGPSPLYKQHSWSPDIYRDEAWLRRKGNYKKKKCKSVTDEDLDELKGCIELGFGFDSPEMDQRLSDTFPALELYYAVNKNYHDHSVSKPFTDTSSSSMASDCDSLSPLGSPHNIFGPGDNPQTVKTRLKQWAQVVACSVRQSSSSS; this is encoded by the exons ATGAATCCAGCCAAAACCAAGTCCCCACTAGACCCCACCACCACCGCTTCCCGATATAACCCACCAAATTTCCCATTACCCCCTCTAAAAGAAATTCCAATAGCCAAAGGGCTCTTTAAACCAACGGCCGGCGAGGTCCTCCGACCTCCGCCGCTTCATCCAGTTTCTGGGGCTGTCCCCATGTCCCTCCCCTACCCCCGCCCGCCGCCGCCACCTCGAGAAGAACAAATAGAATATCAACCACCCATACGaaaacagcaacaacaacaactactaGGGCCGTCTCCACTTTACAAACAACATTCATGGTCACCTGATATTTACAGGGACGAGGCGTGGCTAAGGAGGAAAGGAAActataagaaaaagaaatgcaaaagCGTTACTGATGAAGATCTCGATGAGCTTAAAGGTTGTATTGAGTTAGGTTTTGGGTTTGACTCTCCAGAAATGGATCAACGTTTGTCTGATACTTTTCCTGCTTTGGAACTTTATTATGCTGTCAACAAGAACTACCATGACCATTCCGTCTCCAAGCCTTTCACTGATACGTCGTCTTCGTCCATGGCGTCTGATTGTGACTCACTCTCTCCCCTAGGTAGCCCTCACAACATTTTTGGTCCAG GTGACAATCCACAGACGGTGAAGACAAGGCTAAAGCAGTGGGCACAGGTGGTTGCTTGTTCGGTGCGGCAGAGTTCAAGTTCAAGCTGA